Proteins from one Hemicordylus capensis ecotype Gifberg chromosome 7, rHemCap1.1.pri, whole genome shotgun sequence genomic window:
- the DMAC2 gene encoding distal membrane-arm assembly complex protein 2 isoform X1 has protein sequence MSHDSSKMAAPVLLHRSRAFIFLLHACPRYSSNSARPASNPLKGGILQYLCDRFYDIEAFVEFGRNIKKWNTQRKNRYYYEARQHYGEDLTAAVFTLDLMGRVRFQGQDEWYCETKGWKQEHPILEYQDTPLEAVDLSGSIISYEGLENLANLKALKHLDLSRCPSIDDWSLSRLHTFGDTLQELSLAGCPQVTEKGLACLHHLGNLKRLDVSDLPSVDNKGLIRILLEEMLPQCTIVGMNYSDGLVLHVESDSHIGETEEDQGPPWVQKTSEVRT, from the exons ATGTCACATGACTCGTCCAAGATGGCTGCGCCCGTGTTA CTCCACCGCAGCAGAGCTTTCATCTTTTTGCTGCATGCCTGCCCTCGCTATAGTAGCAATTCTGCCCGTCCAGCATCCAATCCTCTGAAAGGCGGCATCCTCCAGTATCTCTGTGATCGCTTCTATGACATTGAAGCCTTCGTTGAGTTTGGCAGGAATATAAAGAAATGGAACACGCAAAGGAAAAACAG GTACTACTATGAGGCACGCCAGCATTATGGAGAAGATCTCACAGCTGCCGTCTTCACCTTGGATTTGATGGGAAGAGTTAG GTTCCAGGGCCAAGATGAATGGTACTGTGAGACCAAAGGCTGGAAACAGGAGCATCCGATTTTAGAGTACCAAGACACCCCCTTGGAAGCAGTTGATCTCAGCGGCTCCATCATATCTTATGAGGGCCTCGAAAACCTAG CTAACCTGAAGGCCCTAAAACATCTGGACCTCAGCAGATGTCCCAGCATCGACGACTGGAGCTTGAGCCGCTTGCACACCTTTGGGGACACCCTCCAGGAGCTCTCACTAGCTGGCTGCCCCCAGGTCACGGAGAAAGGTCTGGCTTGCCTCCACCACCTTGG CAATCTCAAGCGCTTGGACGTCTCTGACCTCCCCTCTGTTGACAACAAAGGCTTAATTCGGattcttctggaggagatgttACCTCAGTGCACCATTGTGGGGATGAATTACAGTGACGGGTTGGTTCTTCATGTGGAATCTGACTCACACATAGGTGAAACAGAGGAGGACCAGGGACCCCCTTGGGTCCAGAAAACCAGTGAAGTCCGCACTTGA
- the DMAC2 gene encoding distal membrane-arm assembly complex protein 2 isoform X4: MLHRSRAFIFLLHACPRYSSNSARPASNPLKGGILQYLCDRFYDIEAFVEFGRNIKKWNTQRKNRYYYEARQHYGEDLTAAVFTLDLMGRVRFQGQDEWYCETKGWKQEHPILEYQDTPLEAVDLSGSIISYEGLENLANLKALKHLDLSRCPSIDDWSLSRLHTFGDTLQELSLAGCPQVTEKGLACLHHLGNLKRLDVSDLPSVDNKGLIRILLEEMLPQCTIVGMNYSDGLVLHVESDSHIGETEEDQGPPWVQKTSEVRT; encoded by the exons ATG CTCCACCGCAGCAGAGCTTTCATCTTTTTGCTGCATGCCTGCCCTCGCTATAGTAGCAATTCTGCCCGTCCAGCATCCAATCCTCTGAAAGGCGGCATCCTCCAGTATCTCTGTGATCGCTTCTATGACATTGAAGCCTTCGTTGAGTTTGGCAGGAATATAAAGAAATGGAACACGCAAAGGAAAAACAG GTACTACTATGAGGCACGCCAGCATTATGGAGAAGATCTCACAGCTGCCGTCTTCACCTTGGATTTGATGGGAAGAGTTAG GTTCCAGGGCCAAGATGAATGGTACTGTGAGACCAAAGGCTGGAAACAGGAGCATCCGATTTTAGAGTACCAAGACACCCCCTTGGAAGCAGTTGATCTCAGCGGCTCCATCATATCTTATGAGGGCCTCGAAAACCTAG CTAACCTGAAGGCCCTAAAACATCTGGACCTCAGCAGATGTCCCAGCATCGACGACTGGAGCTTGAGCCGCTTGCACACCTTTGGGGACACCCTCCAGGAGCTCTCACTAGCTGGCTGCCCCCAGGTCACGGAGAAAGGTCTGGCTTGCCTCCACCACCTTGG CAATCTCAAGCGCTTGGACGTCTCTGACCTCCCCTCTGTTGACAACAAAGGCTTAATTCGGattcttctggaggagatgttACCTCAGTGCACCATTGTGGGGATGAATTACAGTGACGGGTTGGTTCTTCATGTGGAATCTGACTCACACATAGGTGAAACAGAGGAGGACCAGGGACCCCCTTGGGTCCAGAAAACCAGTGAAGTCCGCACTTGA
- the DMAC2 gene encoding distal membrane-arm assembly complex protein 2 isoform X3, with translation MTQLHRSRAFIFLLHACPRYSSNSARPASNPLKGGILQYLCDRFYDIEAFVEFGRNIKKWNTQRKNRYYYEARQHYGEDLTAAVFTLDLMGRVRFQGQDEWYCETKGWKQEHPILEYQDTPLEAVDLSGSIISYEGLENLANLKALKHLDLSRCPSIDDWSLSRLHTFGDTLQELSLAGCPQVTEKGLACLHHLGNLKRLDVSDLPSVDNKGLIRILLEEMLPQCTIVGMNYSDGLVLHVESDSHIGETEEDQGPPWVQKTSEVRT, from the exons ATGACGCAG CTCCACCGCAGCAGAGCTTTCATCTTTTTGCTGCATGCCTGCCCTCGCTATAGTAGCAATTCTGCCCGTCCAGCATCCAATCCTCTGAAAGGCGGCATCCTCCAGTATCTCTGTGATCGCTTCTATGACATTGAAGCCTTCGTTGAGTTTGGCAGGAATATAAAGAAATGGAACACGCAAAGGAAAAACAG GTACTACTATGAGGCACGCCAGCATTATGGAGAAGATCTCACAGCTGCCGTCTTCACCTTGGATTTGATGGGAAGAGTTAG GTTCCAGGGCCAAGATGAATGGTACTGTGAGACCAAAGGCTGGAAACAGGAGCATCCGATTTTAGAGTACCAAGACACCCCCTTGGAAGCAGTTGATCTCAGCGGCTCCATCATATCTTATGAGGGCCTCGAAAACCTAG CTAACCTGAAGGCCCTAAAACATCTGGACCTCAGCAGATGTCCCAGCATCGACGACTGGAGCTTGAGCCGCTTGCACACCTTTGGGGACACCCTCCAGGAGCTCTCACTAGCTGGCTGCCCCCAGGTCACGGAGAAAGGTCTGGCTTGCCTCCACCACCTTGG CAATCTCAAGCGCTTGGACGTCTCTGACCTCCCCTCTGTTGACAACAAAGGCTTAATTCGGattcttctggaggagatgttACCTCAGTGCACCATTGTGGGGATGAATTACAGTGACGGGTTGGTTCTTCATGTGGAATCTGACTCACACATAGGTGAAACAGAGGAGGACCAGGGACCCCCTTGGGTCCAGAAAACCAGTGAAGTCCGCACTTGA
- the DMAC2 gene encoding distal membrane-arm assembly complex protein 2 isoform X2, with protein MWLLQSLSGNVLHRSRAFIFLLHACPRYSSNSARPASNPLKGGILQYLCDRFYDIEAFVEFGRNIKKWNTQRKNRYYYEARQHYGEDLTAAVFTLDLMGRVRFQGQDEWYCETKGWKQEHPILEYQDTPLEAVDLSGSIISYEGLENLANLKALKHLDLSRCPSIDDWSLSRLHTFGDTLQELSLAGCPQVTEKGLACLHHLGNLKRLDVSDLPSVDNKGLIRILLEEMLPQCTIVGMNYSDGLVLHVESDSHIGETEEDQGPPWVQKTSEVRT; from the exons ATGTGGCTGTTGCAGAGCCTGTCGGGAAATGTG CTCCACCGCAGCAGAGCTTTCATCTTTTTGCTGCATGCCTGCCCTCGCTATAGTAGCAATTCTGCCCGTCCAGCATCCAATCCTCTGAAAGGCGGCATCCTCCAGTATCTCTGTGATCGCTTCTATGACATTGAAGCCTTCGTTGAGTTTGGCAGGAATATAAAGAAATGGAACACGCAAAGGAAAAACAG GTACTACTATGAGGCACGCCAGCATTATGGAGAAGATCTCACAGCTGCCGTCTTCACCTTGGATTTGATGGGAAGAGTTAG GTTCCAGGGCCAAGATGAATGGTACTGTGAGACCAAAGGCTGGAAACAGGAGCATCCGATTTTAGAGTACCAAGACACCCCCTTGGAAGCAGTTGATCTCAGCGGCTCCATCATATCTTATGAGGGCCTCGAAAACCTAG CTAACCTGAAGGCCCTAAAACATCTGGACCTCAGCAGATGTCCCAGCATCGACGACTGGAGCTTGAGCCGCTTGCACACCTTTGGGGACACCCTCCAGGAGCTCTCACTAGCTGGCTGCCCCCAGGTCACGGAGAAAGGTCTGGCTTGCCTCCACCACCTTGG CAATCTCAAGCGCTTGGACGTCTCTGACCTCCCCTCTGTTGACAACAAAGGCTTAATTCGGattcttctggaggagatgttACCTCAGTGCACCATTGTGGGGATGAATTACAGTGACGGGTTGGTTCTTCATGTGGAATCTGACTCACACATAGGTGAAACAGAGGAGGACCAGGGACCCCCTTGGGTCCAGAAAACCAGTGAAGTCCGCACTTGA